The Bernardetia litoralis DSM 6794 genome includes a window with the following:
- a CDS encoding SpoIIE family protein phosphatase, translating to MSFITDIWQKISALGIDDSMERSERKRVRLVNQINFLILFAIPAFCILYSFMRWELVIVVFGIAIPFIINLFLNATKKTTLSKITTYFSFWFAVAILTPFLGKNSGIGHLFYLVGIVPFLIYPIKEKAKIIFLSIFSCISVIVVYIVGIMYGLEDWGLLNSSQQHIVYIAIILLMFVVIAMFVGSLSANNEQFESELIQTLKETEELQAITNEQNEELTTVEKSLQNALKKVEGDKKEIIQKNNELQAQEEEMRQTLEELTSVNEQIMKQEEVLRLKVEENKLQLYQIEQQEELMRNSFADLQEKTEQMEAQEVIMQQAMEEMNRINEKLQASEQILESEVKRRTAQIGEQNKALENSFQALESKTRTLHQSINYAKRIQSAILPPKMVVRALFPKSFIFYKPKDVVSGDFYWVDRKVDENGSMRIAIAAVDCTGHGVPGAIMSMIGYNLLNQFSNQVTLEAPNLLVEKLHNGVIESLQQKHTENRDGMDLSLCVYDVEKQTIDFVGAKNPLIYIQDDILHEIKGTNASVGGAFYKNRQVNFEKYTIDVSKPTTIYLYSDGYQDQFGGEKGRKFMKAKFKQLLLDNHKKTMEEQHQIFSRTFDDWKKNTDQVDDVLLIGFQINPK from the coding sequence ATGAGTTTTATAACTGATATATGGCAAAAAATTTCTGCACTTGGCATAGATGATTCTATGGAAAGGAGCGAGCGAAAACGTGTACGTTTAGTTAATCAGATTAATTTTTTGATTTTATTTGCTATACCTGCTTTTTGTATTTTGTATTCTTTTATGAGGTGGGAACTAGTTATAGTTGTTTTTGGTATTGCAATTCCATTTATTATTAATTTATTTCTTAATGCAACTAAAAAAACAACACTTTCAAAAATAACTACTTATTTTTCTTTTTGGTTTGCTGTTGCTATACTTACCCCTTTTTTAGGGAAAAATTCAGGTATTGGACATCTATTTTATTTAGTGGGAATTGTACCTTTTTTGATTTATCCAATAAAAGAGAAAGCAAAAATTATATTTTTGAGTATTTTTAGTTGTATTTCAGTAATTGTAGTTTATATAGTAGGAATTATGTATGGTTTGGAAGATTGGGGATTACTGAACTCTTCTCAACAACATATAGTTTATATTGCTATTATTTTACTGATGTTTGTTGTTATTGCTATGTTTGTAGGCTCACTTTCTGCTAATAATGAACAGTTTGAATCTGAACTTATACAAACACTCAAAGAAACAGAGGAGCTTCAAGCTATCACAAATGAGCAAAATGAAGAACTAACGACAGTTGAAAAATCTCTTCAAAATGCTTTAAAAAAAGTAGAAGGTGATAAAAAAGAGATAATACAAAAGAATAATGAACTACAAGCACAAGAAGAAGAAATGCGCCAAACTCTTGAAGAGCTAACAAGCGTAAATGAACAAATTATGAAGCAAGAGGAAGTATTGCGTTTGAAAGTAGAAGAAAATAAACTTCAACTCTATCAAATAGAGCAACAAGAAGAATTAATGCGTAATTCTTTTGCAGACCTTCAAGAAAAAACAGAGCAAATGGAGGCTCAAGAAGTTATTATGCAGCAGGCAATGGAGGAAATGAACCGTATAAATGAAAAATTGCAAGCATCAGAACAGATATTAGAAAGCGAAGTAAAAAGAAGAACAGCACAAATTGGAGAGCAAAATAAGGCTCTTGAAAATTCATTTCAAGCATTAGAATCTAAAACGAGAACGTTACATCAAAGTATCAATTATGCAAAACGGATTCAAAGTGCAATTTTGCCACCTAAAATGGTAGTGAGAGCTCTCTTTCCGAAATCTTTTATTTTTTATAAACCAAAAGATGTAGTTTCAGGAGATTTTTATTGGGTTGATAGAAAAGTTGATGAAAACGGAAGTATGCGTATTGCTATTGCTGCTGTTGATTGTACAGGGCATGGTGTTCCTGGGGCAATTATGTCTATGATTGGATATAATTTATTAAATCAATTCTCAAATCAAGTCACTTTAGAAGCACCTAATTTATTAGTTGAAAAGCTACATAATGGAGTGATAGAATCACTTCAACAAAAGCATACAGAAAATCGTGATGGAATGGATTTGTCTCTTTGTGTCTATGATGTTGAAAAACAAACAATTGATTTTGTAGGCGCAAAAAATCCTCTTATTTATATTCAAGATGATATTTTACACGAAATAAAAGGGACAAATGCAAGTGTAGGAGGAGCATTTTATAAAAATAGACAAGTTAATTTTGAGAAATATACCATTGATGTAAGTAAACCCACAACTATTTATTTGTATTCGGATGGCTATCAAGACCAATTTGGAGGAGAAAAAGGACGAAAGTTTATGAAAGCAAAATTCAAACAATTACTTTTGGATAATCATAAAAAAACAATGGAGGAGCAACATCAAATATTTAGTCGTACTTTTGATGATTGGAAGAAAAATACAGACCAAGTAGATGATGTTTTACTAATTGGCTTTCAGATTAATCCTAAATAA
- a CDS encoding SDR family NAD(P)-dependent oxidoreductase, protein MSRITNKIVLITGGASGIGKIMGRKCMEEGASELVIWDINQKGLDETALEFGNKGYKVHTYKVDVSDLQSIQDAASKVATEVGTIDILFNNAGIVVGKHFEDHSYEDIEKTVRINVLGVMHIARAFVAGMIKKGAGHIINISSASAFTPNPRMSVYAGSKWAVLGWSESLRLEMEQINDRQKTDLHVTTVMPGYIDTGMFGGVTAPVLTPLLVPEEISSEIINAVKSNEILVQEPFMVKVVPLLRGILPARVYDFLAGNIFNVYNSMSKFTGRDEVSSSTKKHSRNLGSAIQEQEIPAIK, encoded by the coding sequence ATGTCAAGAATAACCAATAAAATAGTACTTATCACAGGTGGAGCAAGTGGAATCGGCAAAATCATGGGACGTAAGTGTATGGAAGAAGGTGCTTCTGAGCTTGTAATTTGGGATATTAATCAAAAAGGACTTGATGAAACAGCTTTAGAATTTGGAAATAAAGGATATAAAGTTCATACCTACAAAGTTGATGTTTCTGATTTGCAGAGCATTCAAGATGCAGCTTCAAAAGTGGCAACAGAAGTAGGAACAATAGATATTTTATTCAATAATGCTGGAATTGTAGTAGGAAAGCATTTTGAAGACCATAGTTATGAAGATATTGAAAAGACAGTTCGCATAAATGTTTTGGGTGTGATGCACATTGCTAGAGCATTTGTAGCTGGGATGATAAAAAAAGGAGCAGGGCATATTATTAATATTTCTTCGGCTTCAGCATTTACGCCAAATCCTCGTATGTCTGTTTATGCAGGTAGCAAATGGGCTGTTTTGGGATGGTCTGAGTCGCTTCGTTTGGAAATGGAACAAATAAATGACCGTCAAAAAACAGATTTGCATGTAACGACAGTAATGCCAGGCTACATTGATACAGGAATGTTTGGTGGAGTAACTGCACCTGTCTTGACACCACTTTTAGTACCTGAAGAAATTTCTTCAGAAATAATAAATGCTGTTAAATCAAATGAAATTTTAGTTCAAGAGCCATTTATGGTAAAAGTAGTACCATTATTGCGTGGTATATTACCAGCACGAGTATATGATTTCCTTGCAGGAAATATTTTTAATGTATATAACTCAATGAGCAAGTTTACGGGAAGAGATGAAGTTTCTTCTTCTACAAAAAAACATTCAAGAAACTTGGGAAGCGCAATCCAAGAGCAGGAAATTCCTGCCATCAAATAG